From a region of the Gemmatimonadaceae bacterium genome:
- a CDS encoding Stp1/IreP family PP2C-type Ser/Thr phosphatase: MTPNPDAIGAGIVVHVFGKTDVGRTREHNEDAYLVADLSTDDSSLPTATRQQGAGPKGSLFMVADGMGGAAAGEIASAMAVESIKTEMRTNWVQQPATDAEAFVLALKTATKNANTQIHTYASQHAEYRGMGTTATIAGLLGDTLYLAQVGDSRAYVVRRGVARQITKDQSLMQKLVEAGELTEEEAEHSERRNIILQALGPEQNIRVDLTHQPVRRGDVLVLCSDGLSSQLNKDAIAEVVTEQDDLEAACQSLIDLANARGGPDNITVILARFDGNGLFPPADTDEVGHQVFPLPSTLTPTDPIDAFGIDPRVFPTEEMEAIEGLPANVAGELGDEPPPARPQQLSPQELLKKYTPQKAQPPAPEVPPPVVSDARRNAGRTISFGLLALAIAGALWFLYSAATR; this comes from the coding sequence GTGACGCCGAACCCGGACGCGATTGGTGCTGGAATCGTCGTGCATGTGTTCGGCAAAACAGACGTGGGGCGGACTCGCGAGCACAACGAGGACGCGTATCTCGTCGCCGATCTGTCGACGGACGATTCGTCGTTGCCGACCGCGACGCGACAACAAGGGGCGGGTCCGAAGGGGTCGCTGTTCATGGTCGCGGATGGCATGGGCGGCGCGGCCGCCGGCGAGATCGCGAGCGCGATGGCGGTCGAGTCGATCAAGACCGAGATGCGCACGAACTGGGTCCAGCAACCCGCGACCGACGCCGAGGCGTTCGTTCTCGCGCTCAAGACGGCGACCAAGAACGCCAACACGCAGATCCACACGTACGCGTCGCAGCACGCCGAGTATCGCGGGATGGGGACGACGGCGACGATCGCCGGCCTGCTGGGCGACACGCTGTATTTGGCACAGGTGGGCGACTCTCGGGCCTACGTCGTGCGCCGCGGTGTCGCGCGACAGATCACGAAGGATCAGTCGCTGATGCAGAAGCTCGTCGAGGCGGGCGAGCTCACGGAAGAAGAGGCCGAGCACAGCGAGCGTCGCAACATCATCCTCCAGGCGCTCGGTCCCGAGCAGAACATCCGCGTCGATCTCACGCACCAGCCGGTGCGACGCGGCGACGTGCTGGTGTTGTGCAGCGACGGACTCTCGAGTCAACTCAACAAAGACGCGATCGCCGAAGTCGTGACGGAGCAGGACGACCTAGAAGCCGCGTGTCAAAGCTTGATCGATCTGGCGAACGCGAGGGGTGGACCGGACAACATCACGGTCATCTTGGCGCGGTTCGACGGGAATGGGCTTTTCCCGCCCGCCGACACGGATGAAGTGGGACACCAGGTCTTCCCGCTTCCGAGCACGCTCACGCCGACGGACCCGATCGATGCATTCGGCATCGACCCGCGAGTCTTTCCGACTGAAGAGATGGAAGCGATCGAAGGGCTGCCGGCAAACGTGGCCGGCGAGTTGGGCGACGAGCCGCCGCCGGCCCGCCCGCAGCAACTGTCGCCCCAGGAGCTATTGAAGAAGTACACGCCGCAGAAGGCGCAGCCTCCCGCCCCCGAGGTTCCGCCACCGGTCGTCTCGGACGCGAGGCGAAACGCGGGACGGACGATTTCGTTTGGGCTGCTCGCGTTGGCGATCGCGGGCGCGCTGTGGTTCCTGTACTCGGCGGCCACGCGTTGA